A DNA window from uncultured Methanoregula sp. contains the following coding sequences:
- a CDS encoding Rubrerythrin gives MPEFLNPFSGMVPERKMTTEELVRAVRLDIAGELEAIHGYMAHAGATDNPLAKAVLVDIANEERVHVGELVRLLSILAVDEDDFLKKGTLEVDTLAASLASEQKSPQTAGETTIGSLKQP, from the coding sequence ATGCCTGAATTTCTTAACCCGTTCAGCGGAATGGTTCCTGAACGAAAGATGACGACAGAAGAACTTGTACGGGCAGTCCGCCTGGATATTGCCGGGGAACTGGAAGCCATCCACGGGTATATGGCCCATGCCGGTGCAACGGACAATCCGCTTGCAAAGGCCGTTCTTGTCGATATCGCAAACGAAGAACGTGTCCACGTAGGCGAACTTGTCCGGCTCCTGTCGATCCTGGCCGTAGACGAAGACGATTTCCTGAAAAAGGGGACTCTCGAAGTCGACACCCTGGCAGCATCGCTGGCATCGGAACAAAAATCCCCGCAGACCGCGGGTGAGACAACCATCGGATCCTTAAAACAACCATAG
- a CDS encoding superoxide dismutase — translation MQDTRFYSLPKLPYGYAALAPQISEDQLRIHHVKHHQAYVNGANALFEKLDKARKENADLDMKATLRELSFHIGGFRLHNLFWENLAPAGKGGGGVPKGGLATVLDEEFGTFERFKKEFTQAAVSTEGSGWAVLTYCRKTGRPLIMQIEKHNMDLIPGFAILLVLDVWEHAYYLDYKNDRAKYVESFWEIVNWDAVAQRIDTWRK, via the coding sequence ATGCAAGACACCCGTTTTTATTCGCTGCCAAAATTGCCGTACGGCTACGCGGCGCTGGCACCCCAGATCTCTGAGGACCAGCTCCGGATTCACCACGTGAAACATCACCAGGCCTATGTCAATGGCGCAAATGCCCTTTTTGAAAAACTGGACAAGGCAAGGAAGGAGAACGCCGATCTCGACATGAAAGCAACGCTGCGGGAACTCTCGTTCCACATCGGAGGGTTCCGGCTCCACAATTTGTTCTGGGAGAACCTTGCTCCCGCGGGAAAAGGCGGCGGGGGAGTTCCCAAAGGAGGCCTCGCCACCGTACTGGATGAGGAGTTCGGGACATTCGAGAGGTTCAAAAAAGAGTTCACCCAGGCTGCCGTGAGCACCGAAGGTTCAGGGTGGGCTGTCCTCACCTATTGCCGTAAGACCGGCCGGCCTCTCATCATGCAGATCGAGAAGCACAATATGGACCTGATCCCCGGTTTTGCTATCCTTCTGGTCCTGGACGTCTGGGAACATGCCTATTATCTCGATTACAAGAATGACCGGGCAAAATATGTGGAATCGTTCTGGGAGATCGTGAACTGGGATGCTGTTGCGCAGCGGATTGACACCTGGAGGAAATGA
- a CDS encoding Hsp20/alpha crystallin family protein has translation MVRWYYRSLFDELEEMRAYMESLNRQIYETSPVALLPGAGLLATRMLPAQQNGFRVDVTDTPAEVVVTAEFETGISKRDITLTLKSPHALEISCALQEVTRKETPGYAFWERRSGCMTQVIPVPGPVSEEGSRATYMGGVLEVHLKKTESATRGTIPVA, from the coding sequence ATGGTACGCTGGTATTACCGCTCTCTCTTCGATGAACTTGAAGAGATGAGAGCCTACATGGAATCGTTAAACCGCCAGATCTACGAGACCAGCCCGGTAGCATTGCTGCCAGGGGCTGGGCTCCTGGCAACCCGGATGCTGCCGGCACAGCAAAACGGTTTCCGCGTTGATGTGACTGATACCCCGGCCGAGGTTGTTGTTACGGCTGAATTTGAGACAGGAATTTCCAAAAGGGATATTACCCTCACCCTGAAAAGTCCTCACGCCCTGGAGATCTCCTGTGCACTCCAGGAAGTGACCAGGAAAGAAACACCGGGATATGCATTTTGGGAGCGCCGGTCCGGTTGCATGACACAGGTCATTCCAGTTCCCGGGCCGGTGTCGGAAGAAGGGTCCCGTGCCACCTATATGGGCGGTGTACTTGAAGTTCATCTCAAAAAAACAGAATCAGCAACACGGGGAACCATTCCCGTTGCCTGA
- a CDS encoding sulfurtransferase, with product MARTYPYGKGDGAVRWVSAEWLQAHLEEKGLLVIDCQPNIHEYIQDHIPGALYAHENLFRIHEGAIPTRWIPADAAEILLRTLGVEADKPVVVYSSSGPLTTCGNYIGDGLEQTMLAYTLARYGHRNVCILDGGLEKWKGENRPVTRRFDLAKPSSFSVNLQKDYFIDYFEFLRMREKPGVVLLDARPAAVYESQGPWIRPGHIPGAVNLPWKSLMDEKNRKLMKPDDQIQSLVLAAGATPDKTIICSCGTGREATNEFLLFRYYLGYENVVLYEGGFTEWSSYPDNPVVTGKNPR from the coding sequence ATGGCAAGAACATATCCGTACGGAAAAGGTGACGGTGCGGTCCGGTGGGTCTCGGCCGAATGGCTGCAGGCCCACCTCGAGGAAAAGGGTCTCCTTGTTATCGACTGTCAGCCGAATATCCATGAATATATCCAGGACCATATTCCCGGGGCGCTGTACGCCCATGAGAACCTGTTCCGCATCCATGAGGGCGCTATCCCGACCCGGTGGATCCCAGCCGATGCCGCTGAGATCCTGCTGCGGACACTCGGGGTAGAAGCGGATAAACCGGTTGTCGTGTATTCCAGCAGCGGCCCCCTGACAACCTGCGGGAACTATATCGGCGACGGGCTTGAACAGACCATGCTCGCGTACACGCTTGCACGTTACGGTCACCGGAATGTCTGTATCCTCGATGGCGGCCTTGAGAAATGGAAAGGGGAGAACCGGCCCGTCACGCGCAGGTTCGATCTTGCGAAACCTTCTTCGTTCTCCGTGAACCTTCAGAAGGACTATTTCATCGACTATTTTGAATTTCTCCGGATGAGAGAAAAACCCGGTGTCGTGCTGCTGGATGCCCGCCCTGCGGCGGTTTATGAAAGCCAGGGACCCTGGATCCGGCCCGGCCATATTCCCGGAGCGGTTAACCTGCCATGGAAAAGCCTGATGGACGAAAAGAACCGGAAATTGATGAAACCCGACGACCAGATCCAGTCCCTGGTCCTGGCAGCCGGAGCAACACCGGACAAGACCATCATCTGCTCCTGCGGGACCGGCAGGGAGGCAACGAACGAGTTCCTGCTTTTCAGGTATTACCTGGGATATGAGAATGTTGTCCTCTACGAAGGCGGGTTTACGGAATGGTCCTCCTATCCGGACAACCCGGTAGTGACCGGGAAGAACCCCCGGTAA
- the dnaJ gene encoding molecular chaperone DnaJ gives MTTAGYYEILGVKRDASPDDLKKAFRHLARKYHPDLNKGSKDAEEKFKEVNEAYQVLSDPQKRSQYDQVGHAEFSPNDAAGYRTPSYDDLFRDYGLGDIFDAFSGVSRRSGRRAGADLRYDIEISLADAFYGTKNTIAIPHYSECDTCHGTGAAPGALRDCPACKGTGEIRHPQQMGNRRVMNIAQCPECGGSGKRIEKPCSACHGKGVLQKARRIDVTIPRGVADNQFLRIAGEGEPGENRGPPGDLYVVVHVRPHERFERQGADLSTTAVVGLATALFGGEITLPTLTGSAVLRIPRGTQSHTLFRLRGQGMPFLNSDNRGDLLVKVIVKIPANLTSHQEALMKEAFTGIPQ, from the coding sequence ATGACAACGGCCGGCTATTACGAGATCCTTGGCGTAAAACGCGATGCATCACCGGATGACCTGAAAAAGGCGTTCCGGCATCTTGCCCGGAAATATCACCCGGACCTGAACAAGGGCAGCAAGGACGCGGAAGAGAAGTTCAAGGAAGTGAACGAGGCGTACCAGGTCCTGAGCGATCCGCAGAAGAGATCCCAGTACGATCAGGTAGGCCATGCCGAGTTCAGTCCCAATGATGCGGCCGGTTACCGGACACCGAGTTACGACGATCTCTTCCGGGATTACGGTCTCGGCGATATCTTCGACGCGTTCTCCGGGGTATCCCGGAGGTCGGGACGGCGTGCGGGTGCGGATCTCCGGTACGATATCGAGATCTCCCTTGCCGACGCGTTCTACGGTACGAAAAATACAATAGCGATTCCGCATTATTCCGAATGCGATACCTGCCACGGGACCGGTGCGGCCCCCGGGGCTCTCCGGGATTGTCCTGCCTGCAAGGGGACCGGTGAGATCCGGCACCCGCAGCAGATGGGAAACCGGCGGGTGATGAACATTGCCCAATGCCCGGAGTGCGGAGGAAGCGGGAAGCGGATCGAGAAGCCCTGCAGCGCGTGCCACGGGAAGGGGGTCCTCCAGAAGGCCCGGAGAATCGATGTGACTATCCCCCGGGGTGTTGCAGACAACCAGTTCCTGAGAATTGCCGGCGAGGGCGAGCCCGGGGAAAACCGGGGGCCTCCGGGGGATCTTTATGTCGTCGTGCACGTAAGACCCCATGAACGCTTTGAACGTCAGGGTGCAGACCTGTCAACGACCGCCGTAGTCGGGCTCGCAACCGCCCTGTTCGGGGGTGAAATTACCCTCCCCACCCTGACCGGAAGTGCAGTACTCAGGATCCCGCGCGGCACGCAGAGCCATACCCTCTTCCGGCTCAGGGGACAGGGGATGCCGTTTCTGAATTCCGACAACCGGGGAGATCTCCTGGTAAAAGTGATCGTAAAGATCCCGGCAAACCTGACCAGCCACCAGGAGGCCCTGATGAAGGAGGCATTTACCGGCATACCTCAATGA
- the dnaK gene encoding molecular chaperone DnaK codes for MGKEKIIGIDLGTSNSEAAVMVGGKPTIIPSAEGATVAGKMFPSYVAFTADGQLLVGEPARRQAVTNPDGTVTAAKRKMGTSHTYRIYNKEYTPQQVSAFLLQKIKRDAEAFLGEPVTKAVITVPAYFNDNQRTATKDAGKIAGLDVVRLVNEPTAASMAYGLDRGGEYKILVFDLGGGTLDVTIMEFGGGTFTVLATSGDTQLGGTDMDNAIFEWIASEFKKTEGIDLRSDKMAVNRVKEAAEKAKIELSTVLETEINLPYVSATQAGPKHLSLKLSRAKLEQLIEPIIGRCIHPFEQALKDANLTKADIQKVILVGGPTRMPVVQKFIEDHVGKKMERGIDPMECVAMGAAIQGAILGGEITDMVLLDVTPLTLGLETLGGVRTALIDRNTTIPTKKSQIFSTAADMQTSVTIHVLQGERPMAADNVSLGQFNLVGLPPAPRGVPQIEVTFDIDASGILNVSAKDLGTGREQKMTITASTKLADADVKKMVSDAKQYEEQDRAKKEEVEARNVADSLVYTAEKTKTELADKLNPEMVDRLNGAVTAVKAALEGKDPAKIRSETEKLQKVLGEAGTAAYEQAARRQAEQQAGPQAASPGAGSGGSPGGPGGENVVDADFKVHDEK; via the coding sequence ATGGGTAAGGAAAAAATTATCGGCATCGATCTGGGAACATCGAACAGCGAAGCTGCAGTCATGGTCGGAGGAAAACCAACGATCATCCCTTCCGCCGAAGGCGCAACGGTGGCCGGGAAGATGTTCCCCTCGTACGTAGCGTTTACTGCGGACGGCCAGCTGCTGGTCGGGGAACCGGCCCGGAGGCAGGCCGTGACGAATCCTGACGGGACCGTCACTGCGGCGAAACGGAAGATGGGAACATCGCATACCTACCGGATCTACAACAAGGAGTATACCCCTCAACAGGTCTCGGCGTTCCTCCTCCAGAAAATAAAGCGGGATGCGGAAGCGTTCCTCGGGGAACCCGTAACAAAAGCAGTCATCACGGTCCCGGCTTACTTCAACGACAACCAGCGGACCGCGACCAAGGATGCCGGAAAGATCGCCGGTCTTGACGTGGTCCGGCTCGTGAACGAACCCACTGCCGCTTCAATGGCCTATGGTCTCGACAGGGGCGGGGAATACAAGATCCTCGTGTTCGATCTCGGCGGCGGCACGCTCGATGTGACCATCATGGAGTTCGGGGGCGGGACGTTCACGGTTCTTGCCACATCGGGCGATACCCAGCTGGGCGGCACTGACATGGACAATGCCATCTTCGAGTGGATTGCCTCCGAGTTCAAGAAGACCGAGGGCATCGATCTCCGGAGCGACAAGATGGCAGTCAACCGGGTGAAGGAAGCCGCAGAGAAGGCAAAGATCGAACTGTCGACCGTGCTGGAGACGGAGATCAACCTGCCTTACGTGTCGGCAACGCAGGCCGGTCCCAAACACCTGTCGTTAAAACTGAGCAGGGCAAAACTCGAGCAGCTGATCGAACCGATCATCGGGCGCTGCATCCACCCGTTCGAACAGGCGCTGAAAGATGCGAACCTGACCAAGGCCGATATCCAGAAAGTGATCCTTGTCGGCGGGCCGACCCGCATGCCCGTTGTCCAGAAATTCATTGAGGACCACGTCGGCAAAAAGATGGAGCGGGGCATCGATCCCATGGAATGCGTTGCCATGGGAGCTGCAATCCAGGGGGCTATCCTTGGCGGCGAGATAACAGACATGGTGCTGCTCGATGTGACCCCCCTCACCCTTGGCCTTGAAACTCTTGGGGGAGTTCGCACTGCGCTCATAGACCGGAATACCACGATTCCGACCAAGAAGAGCCAGATCTTCTCGACCGCTGCCGATATGCAGACTTCGGTTACTATCCACGTGCTCCAGGGTGAGCGCCCCATGGCTGCCGACAACGTGAGCCTCGGCCAGTTCAACCTTGTCGGGCTTCCCCCGGCCCCGCGGGGCGTGCCGCAGATCGAGGTTACGTTCGATATCGATGCCTCCGGCATCCTCAATGTATCGGCAAAGGATCTCGGCACCGGCAGGGAACAGAAGATGACCATCACCGCCTCGACAAAACTTGCCGATGCCGATGTGAAGAAGATGGTCAGTGATGCCAAGCAGTATGAAGAGCAGGACCGGGCCAAGAAGGAGGAGGTCGAGGCCCGCAATGTTGCCGACTCTCTCGTGTACACTGCGGAAAAGACAAAAACCGAGCTGGCCGACAAACTGAACCCGGAAATGGTTGACCGGCTGAACGGGGCGGTAACGGCGGTCAAGGCTGCGCTTGAGGGAAAAGACCCTGCAAAAATCCGATCAGAGACCGAGAAACTCCAGAAGGTTCTCGGGGAAGCGGGGACTGCAGCGTACGAGCAGGCTGCCCGGCGGCAGGCCGAACAGCAGGCAGGGCCGCAGGCAGCTTCCCCCGGTGCGGGATCCGGCGGAAGCCCGGGAGGGCCGGGCGGGGAGAACGTTGTCGATGCCGATTTCAAGGTACATGACGAGAAATAA
- a CDS encoding nucleotide exchange factor GrpE, translating into METIEQLKKELEEQTQQAEERLNQLKYLQADFDNFRKWYEKEKDLITSLANERLINDLLVVLDDFERALPALEREEDRRGMQMIYTKLKKILASYGLEPIECIGKKFDPNCHEALCKEACREETGTILEDLGKGYCLKSRVIRPSKVKIAEQVTGEEGENHG; encoded by the coding sequence ATGGAGACCATTGAGCAACTGAAAAAAGAACTCGAAGAACAGACCCAGCAGGCAGAGGAGCGTCTCAACCAGCTGAAGTATCTCCAGGCTGATTTTGACAATTTCCGGAAATGGTATGAGAAGGAGAAGGATCTGATAACCTCCCTTGCGAACGAGAGACTGATAAACGATCTCCTGGTGGTCCTCGATGATTTCGAACGGGCGCTTCCCGCCCTTGAACGGGAGGAGGACCGGCGCGGGATGCAGATGATCTATACCAAACTTAAAAAGATTCTGGCCAGCTACGGGCTCGAACCCATAGAATGCATTGGCAAAAAATTCGATCCCAACTGCCATGAAGCGCTCTGCAAGGAAGCGTGCAGGGAGGAGACCGGCACGATTCTTGAGGATCTCGGGAAAGGCTACTGCCTGAAATCCCGGGTCATACGGCCCTCGAAAGTAAAGATTGCTGAACAGGTTACAGGAGAAGAAGGTGAGAATCATGGGTAA
- a CDS encoding response regulator — protein sequence MSKILVVDDEAIITMQLEERLNVMGYTVAGMAANGEDAIAKAHQLAPDLVLMDIVMPGKLNGIEAAKIIAGEMDIPIVFVTSYADDTIIEKAKQVGPYGYIVKPFNELEIKAAIEVALFRKSAERKFRLAHPAVPEKRSPGKESTDGMEAGSEYLDLPEIKTILLKDIFTDIVLFLYADPAVKDPIFKFAIEAGLKKGGRNFFAYHQSILQKFFLKEIQQGDLFMRRVKKGEIYLLPGLLEKCSASLPQGPPPGTLQVLFDFSDTDEFSDIMTVKESILAKKGQGVPLSGIIAVNMADIDHNRIKQLSDGIAKIIISTGKETTLSFAHWSFPSEAVGIVPQATIDDVVKKSLEPVVLSLLEKPISGYDIVHEIHTRYNVLIPQARIYTYLYDLEQKGYLSMRISGKSKLYSPTESGKKYIHNRLNEFKFVFRHILGDDPSSVFSQERK from the coding sequence ATGTCAAAAATTCTTGTTGTTGATGATGAAGCGATTATTACCATGCAGCTGGAAGAACGGCTGAATGTTATGGGATATACCGTTGCAGGCATGGCGGCAAACGGTGAGGACGCCATCGCAAAGGCACACCAGCTCGCCCCCGACCTGGTCCTGATGGACATCGTCATGCCGGGAAAGCTGAACGGAATCGAAGCTGCAAAGATCATTGCCGGGGAGATGGATATCCCGATAGTTTTTGTCACGTCCTATGCAGACGATACCATCATCGAGAAAGCCAAGCAGGTCGGACCGTATGGGTATATTGTAAAACCTTTCAACGAACTGGAGATAAAAGCTGCAATCGAAGTAGCCCTGTTCAGGAAATCGGCCGAGCGGAAATTCCGGCTTGCTCATCCCGCGGTTCCTGAAAAGAGATCTCCCGGCAAGGAAAGTACCGATGGAATGGAGGCCGGATCGGAATATCTCGATCTGCCGGAGATCAAGACGATCCTCCTGAAAGATATTTTTACCGACATCGTCCTCTTCCTGTATGCGGATCCTGCCGTGAAAGATCCGATTTTCAAGTTTGCCATCGAGGCCGGCCTCAAGAAGGGAGGGCGCAATTTCTTTGCATATCACCAGTCCATCCTGCAGAAATTTTTCTTAAAGGAGATCCAGCAGGGGGATCTTTTCATGCGGCGGGTAAAAAAAGGTGAAATTTATCTCCTGCCGGGGCTTCTTGAAAAATGTTCTGCCTCGCTGCCTCAGGGCCCGCCACCCGGCACGCTCCAGGTTCTTTTTGATTTTTCCGATACGGACGAATTCTCCGATATCATGACGGTGAAAGAGAGTATCCTGGCAAAAAAAGGGCAGGGGGTCCCCCTCTCCGGTATCATTGCCGTAAATATGGCCGATATCGATCATAACCGGATAAAACAGCTCTCCGATGGCATTGCAAAGATCATCATATCCACAGGGAAGGAAACCACCCTCTCCTTTGCCCATTGGTCATTTCCCTCCGAGGCGGTCGGCATCGTCCCCCAGGCAACTATTGACGATGTTGTGAAAAAATCGCTGGAACCGGTCGTGCTCTCGCTTCTGGAGAAACCGATATCGGGCTATGATATCGTCCATGAGATTCACACCCGGTATAATGTCCTCATCCCCCAGGCCCGGATTTACACCTATCTCTATGATCTTGAACAGAAAGGATACTTATCGATGAGGATCTCAGGAAAATCGAAACTGTACTCGCCGACAGAATCCGGAAAGAAGTACATCCACAACCGCCTCAACGAGTTCAAGTTCGTGTTCCGGCATATCCTGGGAGACGATCCCTCTTCGGTCTTTTCGCAGGAACGAAAATAA